Genomic DNA from Longimicrobium sp.:
GAATCCGGAGACCAACGAGGGGTGGAGCTCGGCCGCGATTGTTCCGCTCTCGGATGCGCTGCTGGGGCGGGTACGGCCTGCGCTCCTGGTGCTGCTGGGCGCGGTGGTGCTGGTGCTGCTGATCGCCTGCGCCAACCTGGCGAACCTCCTCTTCGTGCGCAGCACCGCCCGCAGCCGCGAGACGGCGATCCGCGTGGCGCTGGGGGTGAAGCGCGGCCGGCTGATCCGCCAGCACCTCGCCGAAAGCTTCCTGCTGGCGGCGGCGGGCGGGCTGCTCGGCTTCGGGCTGGCGCTGATTGGCGTGGACTGGCTGGTGGCACTGGGCGCGGGCGACCTGCCGCGCGCCGACAACATCCGCCCCGACGCGCGCGTGGCGGCGTTCGCCCTGGCCGCGGTGCTGGGGACGGCGGCGATGTTCGGATCGTGGCCCGCAATCCGCGCATCGCGTGGCGAGCCGGGGCAGGCGCTGCGGGCCGGCGGGCGCGGCGGCAGCGAGGGGCGCGAGCGCGCGGCGGCCCGCAACGGCATCGTGGTGGCCGAGACGGCACTGGCCGTCGTCCTGCTGATGGGCTCCGGGCTGATGCTCAAGAGCCTGTGGCGCCTGGCGAACGTGGACCCCGGCTTCCGCGCGGAGAACGTGCTGACGATGAGCGTCTCCCCGCCGGAGCTGGAGGGCGGGGTGGAGGCGCGGATCGCGTATCGCAACCGCATCATGGAGCGTGTGCGTCAGGTGCCCGGCGTGGTGGCCGTGGGCGCCAGCAAGACGCTTCCGCTGCACGGCGGCGGCGAGCCGTACACCTTTGTCCTGAGCGACCGGCCGGGGGTGGAGGTCAAGCCCGACGCGGGCCTCTTCATGGTGACGCCGGATTACTTCCGCGCGCTGGGGATTCGCCTGCTGCGCGGGCGCGACTTCAGCGAGTCCGTGGAGGGCGACGCACTGGGCGTGGTGGTCAACCGCTCGCTGGCCGCGAGGCTGTGGCCGGGACAGGACCCCATCGGCAAGACGCTCCGCAACGAGCCCAGCGAGATCGACCTGACCGTGATCGGGGTGGCGGACAACGTGCGCACGGAAGGGCTGGCGGCGGAGCCGGGCGGGGCCATGTACGTGTCCATGAACGGCCCCTTCTCGCGCAGCGCCACCAAGCTCTTCGTGCGCACCCAGGGCGATCCGGCGGCGATGAGCGGCGCGGTGACGGCGGCCATCCACGAGGTGGCGCCCAACCAGCCCATCGTGGGCGTGACCACGCTGCGGCAGATGGTGGCGGGCACCATCGCGGAGCCGCGCATGTTCGCCGTCCTGACGGCGGTGTTCGGCGCGGCGGCGCTGGGGCTGGCGCTGCTGGGGATCTACGGCGTCATCTCGTACACGGTGGCGTGGCGCACCCGCGAGATCGGCATCCGCATGGCGCTGGGGGCCGAGGCGCCCTCGGTGCTGCGCATGGTGATGAAGTGGACGCTGGGGCTGACCGCGTGGGGCGTGCTGGCCGGTCTGGTGGCCGCGCTGGTGCTCACGCGCGTCCTCAGCAGCCAGCTCTACGGCGTCTCTCCCACCGATCCGGCAACCTTTGCCGTGGTGGTGATCCTGCTCGTGGGCGCGGCCCTCTTCGCCAGCTGGTTCCCGGCCCGGCGCGCATCGCGTGTGGACCCGATGATCGCGCTGCGGTCCGAGTAACCGCGGAACCGCGGGCTCACGCGGAGACGCAGAGGCGCGGAGAAAAAGGTTTCTCTGCGCCTCGGCGTTTTAGGCGTGAGGCAGGGCAGGCGGCGGGCAGACACGCAGGTCTGCCCCTACGGCATTGGCGCGGCGGGCACAGGTCGAGGCGGGGACAAGGGCGGGCGCGATGAATCGCGCCCCTACAGGATGTGTGTACTCCGCGGAGATTTATGCGTACGCCCCTCCCCCAGGTGGTTATTGGGGGAGGGGCCGCGAGGTGACGAGCGGGGGAGGGGGCCCGCCTCAGGCGCCGCGGAGGGTGATGACCTGGCTCGGGTGGCTCGCGGGCAGGTCGGGACGCCGGACGGCGACGCGGATCACCTCGCCCGGGGCCAGCGATGCACTCGCGGTGAGCTGCACCGATGCCAGCCCGTCGTTGCCGGCCTTCACCTGGGCGGGGGAGACGGTGGCGCGCCCTTCGAGGACGGTGAAGGAGACATCCGAGGGCCCGGGGTTCCCGAAGACGTCGACCATGCGCACGCGCAGCGTCGTGGACGCTCCCGCCGCGATCGTCTGGTCGCTGCCGCTCAGCACCTGGACCACGGAGGGGGGCTGCGCGTGCACGAAAACGCGGAACCGGACCGGCGCGACGTTGCCGGCGGCCACGTCCAGTGTGACCTCTCCCGGCTTCGTGGGGAGGACCCACCTGCGCACCTGGGCGACACCCATCCCGTCGGTCGTCGCCGGGGCCCCGCTCAGGCTGCCCGCGCCCTGCGAAAGGGTATAGGTGACCGCCGCGCCGGGAACGGGGGCCGAGTTCGCGTCCCGCACCATCACGGCCGGGCTGTGAGATAGCGAGTCACCCACGGAGCCGTACCGAAAGGTTTCGGTCAGCGGCTGCACCGTGGCGGGGGGTCCCGCCGTATCCACTTTTCCGGTGGCGTTGCCTTCGCACGCGCACGCAAGGAGCAGCACGGCGGGAAGGCCGTACATTCGAAGGTGCCTCATGATTCCAACTCTATCGGGGGATGTTGGGGCGCGGATGTCCTGAATAATAAGCAGCGATTTCAGTCCAGAGA
This window encodes:
- a CDS encoding ABC transporter permease; its protein translation is MDSLIQDLRYALRTLLRSPAFTIIAVLTLALGIGASTAIFTVVNGVLLRPLPYAAPERLVELKHVNAGEGVTDGTFSEPDFLDLQRAVPEFAQLGGFWYAPGNSTMNLMGDGEPAVLSGAFVTREFFPAMGVAAEVGRTLSAEEGVAGGPKAIVLSHGLWTRRYGGDRAVVGRRVQLDGDAFTVVGVMPPSFQYPAREVEAWIPLAIFGPDDIGRSRDSRFMTVVGRLAPGAELAAVRKKTDAALATLARQNPETNEGWSSAAIVPLSDALLGRVRPALLVLLGAVVLVLLIACANLANLLFVRSTARSRETAIRVALGVKRGRLIRQHLAESFLLAAAGGLLGFGLALIGVDWLVALGAGDLPRADNIRPDARVAAFALAAVLGTAAMFGSWPAIRASRGEPGQALRAGGRGGSEGRERAAARNGIVVAETALAVVLLMGSGLMLKSLWRLANVDPGFRAENVLTMSVSPPELEGGVEARIAYRNRIMERVRQVPGVVAVGASKTLPLHGGGEPYTFVLSDRPGVEVKPDAGLFMVTPDYFRALGIRLLRGRDFSESVEGDALGVVVNRSLAARLWPGQDPIGKTLRNEPSEIDLTVIGVADNVRTEGLAAEPGGAMYVSMNGPFSRSATKLFVRTQGDPAAMSGAVTAAIHEVAPNQPIVGVTTLRQMVAGTIAEPRMFAVLTAVFGAAALGLALLGIYGVISYTVAWRTREIGIRMALGAEAPSVLRMVMKWTLGLTAWGVLAGLVAALVLTRVLSSQLYGVSPTDPATFAVVVILLVGAALFASWFPARRASRVDPMIALRSE